One Corythoichthys intestinalis isolate RoL2023-P3 chromosome 9, ASM3026506v1, whole genome shotgun sequence DNA window includes the following coding sequences:
- the epha2a gene encoding ephrin type-A receptor 2a, translating to MELRRLNFFVLLLANAVFVSLQSKEQVLLDMRSSGGELGWLTLPYENGWEIVQTVVNSSLFYTYSVCNIESTDQDNWLRTTFIQRRPGTTRVSVELRFIVRDCNSFDGASVSCKETFNFFIYETDADVGTNFRKSQFRKVATIAPDEVTRDQTLLVNTETRTVGPLSRKGFYLAFQDMGACVGLLSVRVYYKTCPSTVQSLASFPETVADALREVEGACVDNAVSQSTPRIYCTAEGEWVVPVGQCQCLAGYETTGEACQECKPGYFKPTVSADLCLVCPANTKPSMAGASLCECEDGFFRSPSDPPTSPCSAPPSAPRDLTATTLSADGRLQLSWSSPLMTGGRADLTYSVLCEQCDRVSCVPCGEKVRFEPGSADLWDTEVVVTDLDSHLNYTFTVEAHSGVSQYGGARPTATITTALDYTDPPKVTLIHLDDRSPTSLSLSWALSRRPPAHISHRYELMYRRKDDDGVRDVTTYTVLILDKSSVHINDLTPDTTYMFRVQALSPEGNPGSYSTEYEFHTPPLAESQIQSPSTMVMGAVAGVAVVLLVVVAVLLLRKRRLRSHGRGGPEDPYFSSDQLKPLKTYVDPHMYEDPNIAIQKFVTEIDPNAISKQKVIGVGEFGEVFRGVMKSPARGEVAVAIKTLKPGYSEKQRQDFLSEASIMGQFSHPNIIRLEGVVTKFKHAMIVTEYMENGALDIFLKDRDGEIPAYQLAGMLRGIAAGMKYLSDMNYVHRDLAARNVLVNSDLECKVSDFGLSRVLEDDAEGTYTTKGGKIPIRWTAPEAIAYRKFTSASDVWSFGIVMWEVMAFGERPYWDMSNHEVMKAINEAFRLPAPMDCPSAIYQLMLQCWQHDRSKRPRFTDIVNILDKLLQSPESLSTIADFDPRVSIRLPSTSGCDGTMFRSVPEWLESIKMSQYNESFARAGVSTMEQVLTLRHEDIRNIGVRLPGHMKRIVYSILGLKDECSSLSVFAV from the exons ATGGAGCTTCGTCGCCTCaacttttttgttcttttactCGCCAACGCCGTGTTTGTCAGCCTCCAGTCCAAAGAAC AAGTATTGCTGGACATGAGGTCTTCGGGAGGAGAGCTGGGCTGGCTGACGCTGCCATATGAGAACGGG TGGGAGATCGTCCAGACAGTGGTGAACAGCTCACTCTTCTACACTTACAGCGTTTGCAACATAGAATCCACAGATCAGGACAACTGGTTACGCACCACATTCATCCAGCGGCGTCCGGGCACCACTCGCGTCTCTGTGGAACTCCGCTTCATTGTGCGCGACTGCAACAGCTTCGACGGCGCGTCCGTGTCTTGCAAGGAGACTTTCAATTTCTTTATCTACGAGACTGATGCCGACGTTGGCACCAACTTCCGCAAGAGCCAGTTTCGCAAGGTGGCCACCATTGCTCCCGACGAGGTGACGCGGGATCAGACGCTCCTGGTCAACACCGAGACGAGGACGGTGGGCCCGCTGTCTCGGAAGGGCTTCTACCTGGCGTTCCAGGACATGGGCGCCTGTGTGGGGCTCCTCTCGGTGCGTGTCTACTACAAGACGTGCCCGTCCACCGTGCAGAGCTTGGCGTCTTTCCCGGAAACGGTGGCAGATGCTTTGCGGGAGGTGGAGGGCGCCTGCGTGGATAATGCCGTGAGTCAGTCCACCCCACGCATCTACTGCACCGCAGAGGGCGAGTGGGTGGTACCCGTGGGCCAGTGCCAGTGTCTCGCAGGCTACGAAACCACCGGGGAGGCGTGCCAAG AATGCAAGCCTGGCTACTTCAAGCCAACCGTGAGTGCCGATCTGTGTCTGGTGTGTCCTGCCAACACGAAGCCCTCCATGGCCGGCGCCAGTCTCTGCGAGTGCGAGGACGGGTTCTTCCGCTCGCCATCAGACCCGCCCACCTCGCCGTGTTCCG CTCCACCTAGCGCTCCCCGTGACCTGACAGCCACCACCCTGTCTGCGGATGGCCGGCTACAGCTGTCCTGGAGTTCGCCGCTAATGACTGGGGGCCGCGCCGACCTCACCTACAGCGTACTGTGCGAGCAGTGCGATAGGGTCTCGTGTGTCCCCTGTGGCGAGAAGGTTCGCTTTGAGCCAGGGTCCGCAGACCTGTGGGACACAGAGGTTGTCGTCACCGACCTGGACTCTCATCTCAACTACACATTTACGGTGGAGGCGCACAGCGGGGTGTCCCAGTATGGTGGTGCCAGGCCTACTGCCACCATAACTACTGCTCTGGACTACACTG ATCCCCCAAAGGTGACGTTGATCCATTTGGATGATCGCAGCCCCACCAGCTTGTCTCTGTCATGGGCTCTGTCTCGCCGACCTCCAGCGCACATCAGTCATCGCTATGAGCTCATGTACCGCAGAAAA GATGACGACGGAGTGCGTGATGTAACCACCTACACAGTCCTGATCCTGGACAAGAGCTCCGTGCACATTAACGACCTTACTCCAGACACGACCTACATGTTTAGGGTGCAGGCTCTCAGTCCCGAGGGGAACCCCGGAAGCTACAGCACAGAGTATGAATTCCACACACCGCCACTAG ccGAATCACAGATCCAGAGTCCCTCCACTATGGTGATGGGAGCAGTTGCTGGAGTCGCAGTTGTTCTGCTCGTAGTTGTGGCTGTCCTGTTGCTACGTAAGAG GCGGCTGAGATCTCATGGTCGAGGAGGACCTGAGGATCCCTACTTTTCATCAG ATCAGTTGAAGCCTCTAAAAACCTACGTGGATCCACATATGTACGAGGACCCCAACATCGCCATCCAAAAGTTTGTCACGGAAATTGACCCGAATGCCATCAGCAAGCAAAAAGTAATCGGCGTGG GTGAGTTTGGCGAAGTGTTCCGAGGCGTGATGAAGTCCCCCGCCCGAGGGGAGGTGGCCGTAGCCATCAAGACCCTCAAGCCAGGCTACTCCGAAAAGCAAAGGCAAGACTTCTTGAGCGAGGCCAGCATCATGGGCCAGTTCTCGCACCCCAACATCATTCGTCTGGAGGGAGTCGTCACCAAAT TCAAGCATGCCATGATAGTGACTGAGTACATGGAGAACGGAGCTCTTGACATCTTTCTCAAG GATCGCGATGGTGAGATTCCAGCCTACCAGCTCGCAGGAATGCTGCGCGGAATTGCCGCCGGCATGAAGTACCTCTCAGACATGAACTACGTGCACCGGGACCTGGCGGCGAGGAACGTTCTGGTCAACAGTGACCTGGAGTGCAAAGTGTCCGACTTTGGGCTGTCACGGGTCCTAGAGGATGACGCCGAGGGGACGTATACAACCAAA GGAGGTAAAATCCCCATCCGCTGGACGGCCCCTGAAGCAATTGCCTATAGGAAATTCACTTCAGCCAGCGACGTGTGGAGCTTTGGCATCGTCATGTGGGAAGTCATGGCCTTTGGCGAGCGGCCCTACTGGGACATGAGCAACCATGAG GTCATGAAAGCTATCAACGAGGCCTTTAGGCTGCCCGCCCCCATGGACTGCCCCTCTGCCATTTACCAGCTCATGCTCCAGTGTTGGCAACACGACCGCTCCAAGAGGCCTCGCTTTACTGACATCGTAAACATCCTGGACAAGCTGCTTCAGAGTCCTGAGTCTTTGAGCACTATCGCAGACTTTGATCCACG CGTGTCCATCCGCTTGCCCAGTACCAGCGGCTGCGACGGCACCATGTTCCGCTCAGTTCCAGAGTGGCTGGAGTCTATCAAAATGAGCCAGTATAACGAGAGCTTTGCCCGGGCAGGGGTCTCCACCATGGAGCAGGTGCTGACCCTGAGGCACGA GGACATCAGGAACATCGGGGTTCGCTTGCCAGGCCACATGAAAAGGATCGTCTACAGCATCCTTGGCCTCAAGGATGAATGTAGCTCTCTCAGCGTGTTCGCAGTTTGA